In one Arachis duranensis cultivar V14167 chromosome 9, aradu.V14167.gnm2.J7QH, whole genome shotgun sequence genomic region, the following are encoded:
- the LOC107464321 gene encoding ETHYLENE INSENSITIVE 3-like 5 protein, whose translation MKEKLNMDESENREAKQEASRKKKMSRAQDSVLKYMIKIMEVCKARGFVYGIVPEKGKPVTGSSDSLREWWKEDIRFDQNAPAAIAKYLPLLEKGELDESSSIHLLQDLQDKTLGSLLSSLMQHCVPPQRRYPLDKGVAPPWWPNGSEAWWGEQGLLAQGHGPPPYKKPHDLKKTWKVSVLASIIKHMSPDLEKLRRLVTQSKTLQDNMTAKDSATWSKVVNKEEALLRLINKCLKISPSSSSDEENNKEDGKGEIEVFESSPINSINNSVDHVLFGGGGSSGNSSTGGGEKRKCDFDNNNNNSNNNNNDNNFVDKLLYTCQNVDCPQSDLSMGFRDKNLRLDHESMCAFGGTTLDHERSNSNNENSKAFHDYLSSEERMTSVGDWMNMEVAKANNHNNNNNNFGDTDFGDIDIMNGMKEIAGEAFGEDNLGLWLNDIEDCELLVALEMGKANSVMDSTHQNNNPPLIKHDYISPHDGLGQEATTSSL comes from the exons ATGAAGGAGAAACTTAACATGGACGAATCTGAGAACAGAGAAGCCAAGCAAGAAGCGTCCAGGAAAAAGAAGATGTCTAGGGCACAAGACTCTGTCCTCAAATACATGATCAAGATCATGGAGGTTTGCAAAGCTCGTGGATTCGTCTATGGCATCGTCCCTGAAAAAG gTAAGCCAGTTACTGGAAGCTCGGATAGTCTACGAGAATGGTGGAAAGAAGATATTAGATTTGACCAAAATGCCCCTGCAGCAATTGCAAAGTATTTACCCTTACTTGAAAAGGGAGAATTAGATGAGTCGTCAAGCATACACCTTCTCCAAGATCTTCAAGACAAAACACTAGGATCTCTTCTTTCATCACTGATGCAACACTGTGTGCCGCCACAAAGAAGGTATCCTTTGGATAAAGGTGTGGCCCCACCGTGGTGGCCTAATGGGTCAGAGGCATGGTGGGGTGAACAGGGCCTTTTGGCTCAAGGACACGGGCCACCACCGTATAAGAAACCCCATGATTTGAAGAAGACATGGAAAGTTTCGGTTTTGGCTTCAATTATAAAGCACATGTCTCCTGACCTGGAGAAATTGAGAAGGCTTGTGACTCAATCAAAGACCTTGCAAGATAATATGACTGCCAAAGATAGTGCTACTTGGTCCAAAGTTGTGAACAAAGAAGAAGCTTTATTGAGACTTATCAACAAGTGTCTTAAGATTTCTCCTTCTTCGTCCAGCGACGAGGAGAATAATAAGGAAGACGGTAAGGGAGAAATTGAAGTCTTTGAGTCATCCCCAATAAACTCTATTAATAATTCTGTTGATCATGTTTTGTTTGGCGGTGGCGGTAGTAGCGGCAATAGCAGCACCGGAGGCGGTGAAAAAAGAAAGTGTgattttgataataataataataatagtaacaacaacaataacgaTAATAACTTTGTGGACAAATTACTATATACATGTCAGAACGTAGATTGTCCACAAAGCGATTTGTCTATGGGATTTAGAGACAAGAATTTAAGGTTGGACCACGAGTCGATGTGTGCTTTTGGCGGTACCACTCTCGATCATGAGAGAAGTAACAGCAACAATGAGAATTCGAAGGCTTTCCATGATTACCTGTCGAGTGAGGAGAGGATGACAAGCGTTGGAGATTGGATGAACATGGAGGTAGCTAAAGCCAACAAccacaataacaataataataattttggtgACACTGATTTTGGTGATATTGATATTATGAATGGAATGAAAGAGATTGCGGGTGAAGCTTTTGGTGAGGATAATTTAGGGTTGTGGCTGAATGACATTGAAGATTGTGAGTTGCTTGTGGCATTGGAGATGGGTAAAGCAAATAGCGTGATGGATTCCACTCATCAGAATAATAATCCACCATTAATAAAACATGATTATATTTCTCCACATGACGGCCTTGGCCAAGAAGCAACAACTTCATCACTTTGA